Proteins encoded in a region of the Halostella limicola genome:
- the solA gene encoding N-methyl-L-tryptophan oxidase: MSNRYDVIVVGVGGMGSATTAHLAARGLDVLGLERYDVPHDMGSSHGVTRIIRKVQYEDPAYVPLVRRAYDLWRDLEERTGRDLLHVTGGIDAGPPDSRVFDGSRRSCEAHGIDHEVLDAREVNERFPGYDLPPGHRAVYQPDGGFLVPEQCIVAHVEAAQADGAEVRAREPVADFSPLGEDGVRVTTRKGTYEADRLVVTAGAWTRKLLPELADLAVPERQVLAWLQPERPERFDPENFPVFVHADDDDGHYYGFPRYDVPGFKFGKFNHLGETVDPDAMDREPRPEDEALLRAYAERRFPDGAGPTMRLATCTFTNSPDEHFVLDTHPDHPQIVVGAGFSGHGFKFASAVGEVLADLAVDGETEHDVDLFRLDRFS, from the coding sequence ATGTCGAACCGCTACGACGTTATCGTCGTCGGCGTCGGCGGCATGGGGAGCGCGACGACCGCCCACCTCGCGGCCCGCGGGCTGGACGTGCTCGGCCTCGAACGGTACGACGTGCCGCACGACATGGGGTCGTCCCACGGCGTGACGCGCATCATCAGGAAGGTGCAGTACGAGGACCCGGCGTACGTGCCGCTCGTCCGGCGGGCGTACGACCTCTGGCGGGACCTGGAGGAGCGGACGGGTCGGGACCTGCTGCACGTCACCGGCGGCATCGACGCGGGGCCGCCCGACAGCCGGGTGTTCGACGGCTCGCGGCGGTCCTGCGAGGCGCACGGCATCGACCACGAGGTGCTCGACGCGCGCGAGGTGAACGAACGGTTCCCGGGCTACGACCTCCCGCCGGGCCACCGGGCGGTGTACCAGCCCGACGGCGGCTTCCTCGTCCCGGAGCAGTGCATCGTCGCCCACGTCGAGGCCGCGCAGGCCGACGGCGCGGAGGTCCGGGCGCGCGAGCCGGTCGCGGACTTCTCGCCGCTGGGCGAGGACGGCGTGCGCGTGACGACCCGAAAAGGGACCTACGAGGCGGACAGACTCGTCGTCACGGCGGGGGCGTGGACGCGGAAGCTCCTGCCCGAACTCGCGGACCTCGCCGTCCCCGAGCGGCAGGTGCTCGCGTGGCTCCAGCCCGAGCGGCCCGAGCGCTTCGACCCGGAGAACTTCCCGGTGTTCGTCCACGCGGACGACGACGACGGCCACTACTACGGGTTCCCGCGCTACGACGTCCCCGGGTTCAAGTTCGGGAAGTTCAACCACCTCGGCGAGACCGTCGACCCGGACGCGATGGACCGGGAGCCCCGCCCCGAGGACGAGGCGCTGCTCAGGGCGTACGCGGAGCGGCGGTTCCCCGACGGCGCGGGGCCGACGATGCGGCTCGCCACCTGCACGTTCACGAACTCGCCGGACGAGCACTTCGTCCTCGATACGCATCCGGACCACCCCCAGATCGTCGTCGGGGCCGGGTTCTCGGGACACGGGTTCAAGTTCGCGAGCGCCGTCGGCGAGGTGCTGGCGGACCTGGCCGTCGACGGCGAGACGGAGCACGACGTCGACCTGTTCCGCCTCGACCGGTTCAGCTGA
- a CDS encoding hemolysin family protein, which produces MGISGLWIPLRPAQAYELFGVTFGNTAVTTVGAVVLAVLMGLSAFFSSSEIAMFSLAKHRIEALVEEGEPGAKTLRELKSDPHRLLVTILVGNNIVNIAMSSIATGLLALYLSQGEAVAVATFGITALVLLFGESAPKSYAVENTESWALKIARPLKLSEYVLLPLIVTFDYLTRVVNKVTGGRSAIETSYVTRDEIQDMIETGEREGVIEEDEREMLQRIFRFNNTIAKEVMTPRLDMTGIPKEAGVEEAIQTCVQSGHARLPVYEGSLDNVIGVVHIRDLVRDLNYGEADADVLDLEDFIQPTLHVPESKNVDELLTEMRENRMHMVIVIDEFGTTEGLVTMEDMIEEIVGEILEGEEEEPIEYLDDESVVVRGEVNIDEVNEALEIDLPEGEEFETIAGFIFNRAGRLVEAGESIEYDGVRITVEQVENTRIMSARLAQLEGEEGKELDTEPDEIPPKE; this is translated from the coding sequence ATGGGTATATCTGGGCTCTGGATCCCCTTACGGCCGGCGCAGGCGTACGAACTCTTCGGCGTCACGTTCGGCAACACCGCGGTAACGACCGTTGGCGCCGTCGTCCTCGCCGTGCTCATGGGGCTGTCGGCGTTTTTCTCCTCCTCGGAGATCGCCATGTTCTCGCTGGCGAAACACCGAATCGAGGCGCTCGTCGAGGAGGGGGAACCGGGCGCGAAGACGCTCCGGGAGCTGAAGTCGGACCCCCACCGGCTGCTGGTGACGATCCTCGTCGGCAACAACATCGTCAACATCGCGATGTCCTCGATCGCGACGGGGCTGCTGGCGCTGTATCTCAGCCAGGGCGAGGCCGTCGCCGTCGCGACGTTCGGGATCACGGCCCTGGTGCTGCTGTTCGGCGAGAGCGCGCCCAAGTCCTACGCGGTCGAGAACACGGAGTCGTGGGCGCTGAAGATCGCGCGCCCGCTGAAGCTCTCGGAGTACGTCCTCCTGCCGCTCATCGTCACGTTCGACTACCTCACCCGGGTCGTGAACAAGGTGACCGGCGGGCGCTCCGCCATCGAGACGTCCTACGTCACCCGCGACGAGATCCAGGACATGATCGAGACGGGCGAGCGCGAGGGCGTCATCGAGGAGGACGAGCGCGAGATGCTCCAGCGAATCTTCCGGTTCAACAACACGATCGCGAAGGAGGTGATGACGCCCCGCCTCGACATGACCGGCATCCCGAAGGAGGCCGGCGTCGAGGAGGCCATCCAGACCTGCGTTCAGAGCGGTCACGCCCGACTCCCCGTGTACGAGGGGAGCCTCGACAACGTCATCGGCGTGGTCCACATCCGCGACCTGGTCCGGGACCTGAACTACGGCGAGGCCGACGCCGACGTCCTCGACCTGGAGGACTTCATCCAGCCTACCCTCCACGTCCCCGAGTCGAAAAACGTCGACGAACTGCTCACCGAGATGCGGGAGAACCGCATGCACATGGTCATCGTCATCGACGAGTTCGGGACGACGGAGGGGCTGGTGACGATGGAGGACATGATAGAGGAGATCGTCGGCGAGATCCTGGAAGGCGAAGAGGAGGAGCCGATCGAGTACCTCGACGACGAGTCGGTCGTCGTCCGCGGCGAGGTCAACATCGACGAGGTGAACGAGGCGCTGGAGATCGACCTGCCCGAGGGCGAGGAGTTCGAAACCATCGCCGGGTTCATCTTCAACCGCGCCGGCCGCCTCGTCGAGGCGGGCGAGTCCATCGAGTACGACGGCGTCCGCATCACCGTCGAGCAGGTCGAGAACACCCGGATCATGAGCGCCCGCCTCGCCCAGCTGGAGGGCGAGGAGGGCAAGGAACTGGACACGGAGCCCGACGAGATCCCGCCGAAGGAGTAA
- a CDS encoding glutathione S-transferase N-terminal domain-containing protein, which yields MGDPDITFYRLQACPYCERVTRTLQEYDLDYRSRFVEPMHSERNVVKRISGKRTVPAIVDENTGVTMSESANIVEYLDRTYGDGAGGEA from the coding sequence ATGGGCGATCCCGACATCACGTTCTACCGGCTACAGGCGTGTCCGTACTGCGAGCGGGTCACGCGCACGCTGCAGGAGTACGACCTCGACTACCGGTCGCGGTTCGTCGAGCCGATGCACTCCGAACGCAACGTCGTCAAACGGATCAGCGGCAAGCGCACCGTCCCCGCCATCGTCGACGAGAACACCGGCGTCACGATGAGCGAGAGCGCGAACATCGTGGAGTACCTCGACCGGACGTACGGCGACGGCGCTGGGGGTGAGGCCTGA
- a CDS encoding redoxin domain-containing protein, with translation MVDFEVVDLPETDHVDEGDTAPDFTRPLVNDEYWEDAALSDLTDEGPVLLAFHPMDGAFPATYMWNEIRDRAWDEGTDVTIVGLSISSPYEHKTTVEERRIDYRLFSDPANGVAEEYGIVNDLDGMAGISEPRPAVYLLDEDRTVEYAWVAEEWPAFPDYDEVEDVVESL, from the coding sequence ATGGTCGACTTCGAGGTCGTCGACCTCCCCGAGACCGACCACGTCGACGAGGGCGACACCGCGCCGGACTTCACCCGGCCGCTGGTCAACGACGAGTACTGGGAGGACGCGGCGCTGTCGGACCTGACCGACGAGGGCCCGGTCCTGCTCGCCTTCCACCCGATGGACGGCGCGTTCCCCGCGACGTACATGTGGAACGAGATCCGCGACCGCGCGTGGGACGAGGGCACCGACGTCACCATCGTCGGCCTCTCGATCTCCTCGCCGTACGAGCACAAGACGACGGTCGAGGAGCGGCGGATCGACTATCGCCTGTTCAGCGACCCCGCGAACGGCGTCGCCGAGGAGTACGGCATCGTCAACGACCTCGACGGCATGGCGGGGATCAGCGAGCCCCGCCCGGCAGTCTACCTGCTCGACGAGGACCGCACCGTCGAGTACGCGTGGGTCGCCGAGGAGTGGCCCGCGTTCCCCGACTACGACGAGGTCGAGGACGTGGTCGAGTCGCTGTAG
- a CDS encoding L-threonylcarbamoyladenylate synthase, with the protein MSDVTAAAAAVRDGELVVYPTETVYGLGADALDPDAVERAFAAKGRDRSKPLSLGVPDADTALSYVRPTERAERFMREFLPGPVTVVCERTDDVPDALTAGSDRVGVRVPDHDLARELLAEAGPLTATSANLSGRGSVTRVDDLSAEFLDAVAVVLDAGETPGTESTVVDVANDEILRRGANADAIEAWLREH; encoded by the coding sequence ATGAGCGACGTCACTGCGGCCGCCGCCGCGGTCCGCGACGGCGAGCTGGTCGTCTACCCGACCGAGACGGTGTACGGCCTCGGCGCGGACGCGCTGGACCCCGACGCGGTCGAGCGCGCGTTCGCCGCGAAGGGACGCGACCGGTCGAAGCCGCTGTCGCTCGGCGTCCCGGACGCGGACACGGCGCTGTCGTACGTCCGGCCGACCGAGCGCGCGGAGCGGTTCATGCGCGAGTTCCTCCCCGGCCCGGTCACCGTCGTCTGCGAGCGCACCGACGACGTGCCGGACGCCCTCACCGCGGGCAGCGACCGCGTCGGCGTGCGCGTCCCCGACCACGACCTCGCGCGGGAGCTGCTCGCCGAGGCCGGCCCGCTCACCGCGACGAGCGCGAACCTGAGCGGGCGCGGGAGCGTCACGCGCGTCGACGACCTCTCCGCGGAGTTCCTGGACGCCGTGGCGGTCGTGCTGGACGCCGGCGAGACGCCCGGTACCGAGAGCACCGTCGTCGACGTGGCGAACGACGAGATACTCCGCCGCGGCGCGAACGCCGACGCCATCGAGGCGTGGCTCCGGGAGCACTGA
- a CDS encoding CRISPR-associated protein Cas4, with protein sequence MIPFSDLRTAAYCPRKLYYARKGDRDPPPAVAERRDLAYRYEELVDAPDAAFTGLPTDVPPERYRRNLRRARDRFDDWPALADPPRRDVRLSGKDCRGVAHKVVEGPPRPSVVSPGSPPDEGVWHPHAVHAVAAAKALAWERERPVETAFVEYPAHGVVREVRLTTRKKAAYRKTLRAVESLDGPPPRLENRDKCNPCEYSDECGVSTRTLRSLLS encoded by the coding sequence GTGATCCCGTTCAGCGACCTCCGGACCGCCGCCTACTGTCCGCGAAAGCTGTACTACGCGCGCAAGGGCGACCGCGACCCGCCGCCGGCCGTCGCCGAGCGCCGCGACCTCGCCTACAGGTACGAGGAACTGGTCGACGCGCCGGACGCTGCCTTCACCGGCCTCCCGACCGACGTACCGCCGGAGCGCTACCGGCGGAACCTCCGGCGCGCCCGCGACCGGTTCGACGACTGGCCGGCCCTCGCGGACCCGCCGCGGCGGGACGTGCGGCTCTCGGGGAAGGACTGCCGCGGCGTCGCGCACAAGGTCGTCGAGGGCCCGCCGCGGCCCTCGGTCGTCTCGCCGGGCAGCCCGCCCGACGAGGGCGTCTGGCACCCGCACGCGGTCCACGCCGTCGCCGCCGCGAAGGCGCTCGCGTGGGAGCGCGAGCGGCCGGTCGAGACGGCGTTCGTCGAGTACCCCGCCCACGGCGTCGTCCGCGAGGTGCGACTGACGACCCGGAAGAAAGCGGCGTACCGAAAGACGCTCCGCGCGGTCGAGTCGCTGGACGGCCCGCCGCCGCGGCTGGAGAACCGGGACAAGTGCAACCCCTGCGAGTACAGCGACGAGTGCGGGGTGTCGACGCGGACGCTCCGCTCGCTGCTGTCGTAG
- the sufU gene encoding Fe-S cluster assembly sulfur transfer protein SufU yields the protein MGMGSDMYRQQILDHYKNPRNYGEIEDATFTHVGENPMCGDEIRMDVKLDEDDETIEAVAFQGDGCAISQASASMLSSELRGKTLDELEEMDRDDVTDMLGVDISPMRVKCAVLAEKVAQDGAEIYLGEKDLDKTTTEDDD from the coding sequence ATGGGAATGGGCTCGGACATGTATCGGCAGCAGATCCTCGATCACTACAAGAACCCGCGCAACTACGGGGAGATCGAGGACGCGACGTTCACCCACGTCGGCGAGAACCCGATGTGCGGCGACGAGATCCGGATGGACGTCAAACTCGACGAGGACGACGAGACGATCGAGGCGGTCGCGTTCCAGGGCGACGGCTGCGCCATCAGTCAGGCCTCCGCGAGCATGCTGTCGAGCGAACTCCGCGGCAAGACGCTCGACGAGCTCGAGGAGATGGACCGCGACGACGTCACCGACATGCTCGGCGTCGACATCAGCCCCATGCGCGTGAAGTGCGCCGTCCTCGCCGAGAAGGTCGCGCAGGACGGGGCCGAGATCTACCTCGGCGAGAAAGACCTCGACAAGACGACGACCGAAGACGACGACTGA
- a CDS encoding aldo/keto reductase — protein sequence MELDYVPLGRTGLKVSELAFGTWRFGRETPGGSIEIRQGRAYDLLDAYEAHGGRFIDTADVYGGGKSERWIGNWLDERDREDFVVASKVYWPTRDDDPNGAGLNRKHLRRQIDRILERLDTAYVDVLYTHRFDDDTPVEEFMRTLNEFVEAGKVNYLGTSTLEPNGWKVARANEVARRKGYEPFKLSQPRYNLIDREIEGPYLDMCREYDVGVIPWSPLAQGFLTGKYERDADLPEDSTASDGDRWRDHYLTEENFDVLDVVRAVADEVGATPAQVAIAYLTHHDAVSAPIVGARTTEQLEENLGAAAVSLSDDQFRRLAEAKGGPFADI from the coding sequence ATGGAACTCGACTACGTACCGCTCGGGCGAACCGGCCTCAAGGTGAGCGAACTCGCGTTCGGCACGTGGCGCTTCGGCCGCGAGACGCCCGGCGGGTCGATCGAGATCCGGCAGGGACGCGCCTACGACCTGCTCGACGCGTATGAGGCCCACGGCGGGCGGTTCATCGACACTGCCGACGTGTACGGCGGCGGGAAGAGCGAGCGCTGGATCGGCAACTGGCTGGACGAGCGCGACCGCGAGGACTTCGTCGTCGCGTCGAAGGTGTACTGGCCCACCCGCGACGACGACCCCAACGGCGCGGGGCTGAACCGCAAGCACCTCCGGCGGCAGATCGACCGGATCCTGGAGCGCCTCGACACCGCCTACGTCGACGTGCTGTACACCCACCGCTTCGACGACGACACCCCCGTCGAGGAGTTCATGCGCACGCTGAACGAGTTCGTCGAGGCGGGGAAGGTGAACTACCTCGGCACCTCGACGCTCGAACCGAACGGCTGGAAGGTCGCGCGCGCGAACGAGGTGGCCCGCCGGAAGGGGTACGAGCCGTTCAAGCTCTCCCAGCCCCGCTACAACCTCATCGACCGGGAGATCGAGGGACCGTACCTCGACATGTGCCGGGAGTACGACGTGGGCGTGATCCCGTGGAGCCCGCTCGCGCAGGGCTTTCTCACCGGGAAGTACGAGCGCGACGCGGACCTGCCGGAGGACTCCACGGCCTCCGACGGCGACCGCTGGCGCGACCACTACCTGACGGAGGAGAACTTCGACGTCCTCGACGTGGTCCGCGCGGTGGCTGACGAGGTCGGCGCGACGCCGGCGCAGGTCGCTATCGCCTACCTCACCCACCACGACGCCGTCAGCGCGCCGATCGTCGGCGCGCGGACGACCGAGCAGCTAGAGGAGAACCTCGGCGCGGCCGCCGTCTCACTCTCCGACGACCAGTTCCGCCGCCTCGCGGAGGCGAAGGGCGGCCCCTTCGCCGACATCTGA
- a CDS encoding aminotransferase class V-fold PLP-dependent enzyme, producing METQESAPLDVESIREEYPILQREFDGEQVVYLDNAATTQTPDRVVDAIVHYYRHTNANVHRGIHHLSQEASIAYEEAHDKLAEFVGASGGREEMVFTKNTTEAENLVAYAWGLNELGPGDEVVLTEMEHHASLVTWQQIGKRTGADVKYIRVDEDGQLDMDHAKEIITDDTEMVSAVHVSNTLGTVNPVGALADVAHDHDAYIFVDGAQAVPNRPVDVEAVDADFYAFSGHKMAGPTGIGGLYGKKEILEAMEPYLYGGDMIKKVTYEDATWNDLPWKFEAGTPNIAQGVALAEAVDYLEDLGMENVQRHEERLAAYAYDRLTEFDDVEIYGPPAGEERGGLVAFNLDGVHAHDLASILNDYAVAIRAGDHCTQPLHDKLGVAASARASFYVYNTREEIDRLIEGIDAARDLFA from the coding sequence ATGGAAACCCAAGAGTCCGCGCCGCTCGACGTCGAGTCCATCCGCGAGGAGTACCCGATCCTCCAGCGGGAGTTCGACGGCGAACAGGTGGTGTACCTGGACAACGCCGCGACGACGCAGACGCCGGACCGCGTGGTCGACGCCATCGTCCACTACTACCGGCACACCAACGCGAACGTCCACCGGGGCATCCACCACCTGAGCCAGGAGGCCTCCATCGCCTACGAGGAGGCCCACGACAAGCTCGCCGAGTTCGTCGGTGCGAGCGGCGGCCGCGAGGAGATGGTCTTCACGAAAAACACCACCGAGGCCGAGAACCTCGTCGCCTACGCGTGGGGCCTGAACGAGCTCGGCCCCGGCGACGAGGTCGTGCTCACGGAGATGGAGCACCACGCGTCGCTCGTGACGTGGCAGCAGATCGGCAAGCGGACCGGCGCCGACGTGAAGTACATCCGCGTCGACGAGGACGGACAGCTCGACATGGACCACGCCAAGGAGATCATCACCGACGACACCGAGATGGTCAGCGCGGTCCACGTCTCGAACACGCTCGGCACCGTCAACCCGGTCGGCGCGCTCGCGGACGTCGCCCACGACCACGACGCGTACATCTTCGTCGACGGCGCGCAGGCCGTGCCGAACCGCCCCGTCGACGTCGAGGCGGTCGACGCCGACTTCTACGCCTTCTCCGGCCACAAGATGGCGGGGCCGACCGGCATCGGCGGCCTCTACGGCAAGAAGGAGATCCTCGAAGCGATGGAGCCGTACCTCTACGGCGGCGACATGATCAAGAAGGTCACCTACGAGGACGCCACCTGGAACGACCTCCCGTGGAAGTTCGAGGCCGGCACGCCGAACATCGCGCAGGGAGTCGCGCTGGCGGAGGCCGTCGACTACCTCGAGGACCTCGGGATGGAGAACGTGCAGCGCCACGAGGAGCGGCTGGCGGCGTACGCCTACGACCGCCTCACCGAGTTCGACGACGTGGAGATCTACGGCCCGCCCGCCGGCGAGGAGCGCGGCGGCCTCGTCGCGTTCAACCTGGACGGCGTCCACGCCCACGACCTCGCGAGCATCCTCAACGACTACGCCGTCGCCATCCGCGCCGGCGACCACTGCACCCAGCCGCTGCACGACAAGCTCGGCGTCGCCGCCTCCGCGCGGGCGTCGTTCTACGTCTACAACACCCGCGAGGAGATCGACCGCCTGATCGAGGGCATCGACGCCGCCCGCGACCTCTTCGCGTAA
- a CDS encoding sensor domain-containing protein — protein sequence MSALDGALGEAGARGRLGWFFGVVARRQTYYNLAYLLLAFPLGLTYFVFLVTGFSVATALTLILIGLPIAVLVVTVSTHLAAVERALADSLLAVDVPAADRPEPDGIGDWLTGMLLDLGTWKGIVYLFSKFFAGIAAFVVSIVLGAVVFSFLSAPVHYDDSSVGIHVSMAEPTVISPNLAFRHDVWSVGVGVPFEVTVASGELVSTYADTLLGALAFSAVGVLLAVVALHLLNGLAWAFGKYTAFLLRGTHAHRP from the coding sequence GTGAGCGCGCTCGACGGCGCGCTCGGCGAGGCGGGCGCCCGGGGCCGTCTGGGCTGGTTCTTCGGCGTCGTCGCCCGCCGCCAGACGTACTACAACCTCGCGTACCTCCTGCTCGCGTTCCCGCTCGGGCTGACGTACTTCGTCTTCCTGGTCACCGGCTTCTCCGTCGCGACCGCCCTCACGCTGATCCTGATCGGCCTGCCGATCGCGGTGCTCGTGGTGACGGTGTCGACCCACCTCGCCGCCGTCGAGCGCGCGCTCGCCGACTCGCTGCTCGCCGTCGACGTGCCGGCCGCCGACCGCCCGGAGCCCGACGGGATCGGCGACTGGCTGACGGGCATGCTGCTCGACCTCGGGACGTGGAAGGGGATCGTCTACCTGTTCAGCAAGTTCTTCGCGGGGATCGCCGCGTTCGTCGTCTCCATCGTCCTCGGCGCGGTCGTGTTCTCCTTCCTGAGCGCGCCCGTCCACTACGACGACTCGTCGGTGGGGATCCACGTGTCGATGGCGGAGCCGACGGTGATCAGCCCGAACCTCGCCTTCCGGCACGACGTCTGGAGCGTCGGGGTCGGGGTCCCGTTCGAGGTCACCGTCGCCAGCGGCGAACTCGTCTCGACGTACGCCGACACGCTGCTCGGCGCGCTCGCGTTCTCCGCGGTCGGCGTCCTGCTGGCCGTCGTCGCGCTCCACCTGCTCAACGGCCTGGCGTGGGCGTTCGGGAAGTACACCGCCTTCCTCCTCCGTGGGACGCACGCCCACAGGCCGTGA
- a CDS encoding DUF7521 family protein translates to MTAVGVGPAVLRTVRDVSVGSSDVVFAAGVASAALGLLVATLAYRGYARHGSRRMLFLSVGVVLLTTVPFVLSYGIAWASAATDAQVLASVTATNVAGLAAIAISLRGGPA, encoded by the coding sequence GTGACGGCAGTCGGCGTCGGGCCGGCTGTCCTCCGGACCGTCCGGGACGTCTCCGTCGGATCGAGCGACGTGGTCTTCGCCGCCGGCGTCGCGAGCGCGGCGCTCGGCCTGCTCGTCGCGACGCTCGCCTACCGGGGCTACGCCCGCCACGGGAGTCGCCGCATGCTGTTTCTCTCGGTCGGCGTCGTCCTGCTCACGACGGTCCCGTTCGTCCTCTCGTACGGCATCGCGTGGGCGAGCGCCGCGACGGACGCGCAGGTGCTCGCCTCGGTGACGGCGACGAACGTCGCGGGGCTCGCCGCCATCGCGATCTCCCTGCGGGGTGGTCCGGCGTGA
- a CDS encoding DUF7521 family protein, producing the protein MIGTHLWTFSGGTPSLVALVVVGQAATAVLAGWIALRTLRSYRRSDDAALLWLAVGIALLAAGSTAAEFLLPTVGTATVVTTLVARSSEVSGLVAILYAIYGVPRRG; encoded by the coding sequence ATGATCGGAACCCACCTCTGGACGTTCTCCGGCGGGACGCCCTCGCTCGTCGCTCTCGTCGTCGTCGGGCAGGCGGCGACCGCGGTGCTCGCCGGGTGGATCGCGCTCCGGACGCTGCGGAGCTATCGGCGGTCCGACGACGCCGCCCTGCTGTGGCTGGCGGTGGGGATCGCCCTCCTCGCCGCCGGGTCGACCGCCGCCGAGTTCCTGCTCCCGACGGTCGGCACCGCGACCGTCGTGACGACGCTCGTCGCGCGGTCGAGCGAGGTGTCCGGGCTGGTGGCGATCCTCTACGCGATCTACGGCGTTCCGCGACGCGGGTGA
- a CDS encoding winged helix-turn-helix domain-containing protein yields the protein MPDDEEAAVLSLLDDEYARTILIETSQEPMSADALSERCDASPPTIYRRIDRLDEHDLLDERQEMDPDGHHYKTYSARLERVTVDIDDGGMDVDVYLDDDEDGTDRFTRLYERL from the coding sequence ATGCCGGACGATGAGGAAGCGGCCGTGCTCTCGCTGCTCGACGACGAGTACGCCAGGACGATCCTCATCGAGACCAGCCAGGAACCGATGTCCGCCGACGCCCTCAGCGAACGCTGCGACGCCTCGCCGCCGACCATCTACCGGCGGATCGACCGCCTCGACGAGCACGACCTGCTCGACGAGCGTCAGGAGATGGACCCGGACGGCCACCACTACAAGACCTACAGCGCCCGTCTGGAGCGGGTCACCGTCGACATCGACGACGGGGGGATGGACGTCGACGTCTACCTCGACGACGACGAGGACGGCACCGACCGGTTCACCCGCCTCTACGAGCGCCTCTGA
- a CDS encoding MFS transporter — MAQEQAEAAGPVDAFRQFFALRRDVLVLSLAMFAFSLGFQMTSRFLPEYMAALGASGFVVGLFGTFGNVISAVYPYPGGAVSDRVGSRYALTVFGLLSTLGFAVWLVAPGIGAVTVAGVTVEPWVWIFVGLLLAQAWKSFGLGATFAVVKQATEPSRLAAGFASTETFRRTAFLVGPVLAAVLIGTRDEFTASFQFVLAVAVVFGAVGTVVQHVLYDASQDTIGGSFEGLARVRRDLREMPDELRPLLVGDTLVRFANGMVYVFFVLVVTRFLDVGLATTVSLGGLSYAVELSPEAFFGYLLGVEMLVALLVMAPAAKAAERVGLKPVVALGFAVYAVFPVVLINAPANAVAMVLVFAFSGLRFAGLPSHKALIVGPAEQGTGGRVTGTYYLLRNVVVVPSAALGGYLWEFVSPEVAFTLAAAVGLVGTGYFLLFGEEFEAYR, encoded by the coding sequence ATGGCGCAGGAGCAGGCCGAAGCGGCGGGGCCGGTCGACGCGTTCCGCCAGTTCTTCGCGTTGCGACGGGACGTGCTGGTGCTCTCGCTGGCGATGTTCGCGTTCAGCCTCGGGTTCCAGATGACCAGCCGGTTCCTCCCCGAGTACATGGCGGCGCTCGGCGCGTCGGGGTTCGTCGTCGGCCTGTTCGGGACGTTCGGGAACGTCATCTCGGCGGTGTACCCCTACCCCGGCGGCGCGGTGTCGGACCGGGTCGGATCGCGGTACGCGCTGACCGTCTTCGGCCTGCTGTCGACGCTCGGCTTCGCCGTGTGGCTCGTCGCGCCGGGCATCGGGGCCGTCACCGTTGCGGGGGTCACCGTCGAGCCGTGGGTCTGGATCTTCGTCGGCCTGCTGCTCGCGCAGGCGTGGAAGTCGTTCGGGCTCGGCGCGACGTTCGCCGTCGTCAAGCAGGCGACCGAGCCGTCGCGGCTGGCGGCGGGCTTCGCGAGCACGGAGACGTTCCGCCGCACCGCCTTTCTCGTCGGGCCGGTGCTCGCCGCCGTCCTCATCGGGACCCGCGACGAGTTCACGGCGAGCTTCCAGTTCGTGCTCGCGGTCGCGGTCGTCTTCGGCGCCGTCGGAACCGTCGTACAGCACGTCCTCTACGATGCGAGTCAGGACACCATCGGCGGGTCGTTCGAGGGGCTCGCCCGGGTCCGGCGGGACCTGCGCGAGATGCCCGACGAGCTCCGGCCGCTGCTGGTCGGGGACACGCTCGTCAGGTTCGCCAACGGGATGGTGTACGTGTTCTTCGTGCTGGTCGTCACCCGGTTCCTCGACGTCGGGCTGGCGACGACGGTCTCGCTCGGCGGTCTCTCGTACGCGGTCGAGCTCTCGCCGGAGGCCTTCTTCGGCTACCTGCTCGGCGTGGAGATGCTGGTCGCGCTCCTCGTGATGGCCCCGGCCGCGAAGGCGGCCGAGCGCGTGGGGCTCAAACCGGTCGTCGCGCTCGGGTTCGCCGTCTACGCGGTCTTTCCGGTCGTCCTGATCAACGCGCCGGCGAACGCGGTCGCGATGGTTCTCGTCTTCGCGTTCTCGGGGCTGCGCTTCGCCGGCCTCCCATCGCACAAGGCCCTGATCGTCGGCCCCGCGGAGCAGGGGACCGGCGGGCGCGTGACGGGGACGTACTACCTCCTCCGGAACGTCGTCGTCGTCCCGAGCGCGGCGCTCGGCGGTTACCTCTGGGAGTTCGTCAGTCCCGAGGTCGCGTTCACGCTCGCCGCCGCGGTCGGGCTCGTCGGCACCGGCTACTTCCTCCTGTTCGGCGAGGAGTTCGAGGCCTACCGGTAG